A window of Bacteroidales bacterium contains these coding sequences:
- a CDS encoding NAD(P)H-hydrate dehydratase produces MIKILPAGKIREADTFTITNEPIASVDLMERAAGLCYDWIVKKKPFGKSIKLFCGTGNNGGDGLVIARLLTKAGYNCEVFLVKFSEKCSDDFLINLQRLQESGPSPIQDVLSGDELPVIEPDELVIDAMFGTGLSKPVNTFPENLIGHINKSGAVVIAIDISSGMFANQLPDSRNGAIIQADYTLTFQFPKLSFFFAESEQYTGIWEVLPIGLHPDFIQSTDTDHFLVEAGDIAALLKPRKRFSHKGNFGHALLVAGSYGKMGAAILAAKACMRTGAGLLTAHIPAKGYNILQTAFPEAMVSIDEEQEYFSGVKDLQPYNAIAIGPGIGTAEQTKTGLKLLIQDCRAPLILDADALNILGENKTWLSFLPPGSILTPHPKEFERIASKSNNSLDRLELQQQFSAKYNVFVILKGAFTSITTPDGTCYFNPTGNPGMASGGSGDVLTGILLGLLAQGYSPLTTCMAGAFLHGFAGDLAAAKRGYEALIASDIIDNLGKAFLKL; encoded by the coding sequence ATGATTAAAATACTTCCAGCCGGAAAAATCCGTGAGGCTGATACATTTACAATCACCAATGAGCCAATAGCTTCGGTTGATCTGATGGAAAGAGCCGCAGGCCTTTGCTACGATTGGATCGTAAAAAAGAAACCATTTGGCAAAAGCATTAAACTGTTTTGCGGAACCGGAAACAATGGCGGCGACGGGCTTGTTATTGCCCGCTTGCTTACAAAAGCAGGTTATAATTGTGAAGTTTTCCTCGTAAAATTCTCCGAAAAATGCTCCGACGACTTCCTTATTAACCTGCAACGGTTGCAGGAATCAGGGCCTTCACCGATCCAGGATGTTCTAAGTGGTGATGAATTGCCGGTTATCGAACCGGATGAACTGGTGATAGATGCCATGTTTGGCACAGGATTATCAAAGCCAGTAAATACCTTCCCTGAAAACCTTATCGGACATATCAACAAAAGCGGGGCGGTGGTGATCGCGATTGATATATCCTCGGGCATGTTTGCCAATCAATTGCCTGATAGCAGGAATGGAGCCATCATCCAGGCTGATTACACACTCACTTTCCAGTTTCCAAAACTAAGTTTCTTTTTTGCCGAAAGCGAACAATATACAGGAATCTGGGAAGTATTGCCTATTGGTTTGCACCCTGATTTTATTCAATCTACTGATACTGATCATTTCCTTGTTGAAGCCGGGGACATTGCCGCTTTGTTAAAACCCAGGAAAAGGTTTTCGCACAAAGGCAATTTCGGGCATGCTTTGCTTGTGGCAGGTTCATACGGAAAAATGGGAGCTGCTATTTTGGCTGCAAAGGCATGCATGCGAACTGGTGCCGGATTGTTAACGGCACATATCCCGGCAAAAGGTTATAACATTTTGCAAACAGCATTCCCCGAAGCTATGGTAAGCATTGATGAAGAGCAGGAATATTTTTCAGGGGTGAAAGACCTTCAGCCATACAATGCCATTGCAATTGGCCCGGGAATCGGGACAGCGGAACAGACGAAAACCGGTTTAAAACTACTGATCCAAGACTGTCGCGCCCCGCTTATTCTCGATGCAGATGCCCTGAATATTCTTGGAGAGAACAAGACTTGGTTATCATTTCTTCCACCCGGATCAATTCTTACCCCTCATCCTAAGGAATTTGAGCGCATCGCATCCAAATCCAATAACTCACTCGACAGGCTGGAATTACAGCAACAATTTTCGGCTAAGTACAATGTTTTCGTGATCCTGAAAGGAGCGTTTACTTCAATTACGACCCCTGATGGGACGTGCTATTTTAATCCTACGGGAAATCCGGGTATGGCAAGCGGCGGTAGCGGCGACGTGCTTACCGGTATTTTATTAGGCTTACTGGCACAAGGCTATTCACCGCTTACAACTTGTATGGCTGGCGCTTTCCTGCATGGGTTTGCCGGCGATCTTGCCGCAGCAAAAAGAGGCTACGAAGCTTTGATAGCGAGCGATATTATTGATAACCTGGGCAAGGCATTCTTAAAGTTGTAG
- the hydE gene encoding [FeFe] hydrogenase H-cluster radical SAM maturase HydE, with the protein MIQELLNKDFLEKDDLAELLNTGEQDRKLIYQKAADVKAAYVGRKVYYRGLVEYSNRCKKNCFYCGVRAGNHKLHRYELSEEEVLETAKFAFENKYASMVIQSGERSDKSFIRKIGKMLVKIKELSDGKLGVTLSLGEQTEDTYRYWNECGAHRYLLRIETSNRDLYKRLHPDNMLHSYDKRIEALHFLRKTSYQVGTGVMIGLPFQTVEHLADDLIFFRDLDVDMAGMGPYIEHEHTPLYKYKDQLLPRIERFNLSLKMVALLRIIMKDINIAATTAMQAIDPQGREKALMAGANVIMPNLTPVKYRENYKLYENKPCIDEEADECRNCLEIRIKMAGDTIGYNEWGDSKHFIERKQKARKES; encoded by the coding sequence ATGATTCAGGAATTACTCAATAAGGACTTTCTCGAAAAAGATGATCTTGCCGAGCTTTTGAACACCGGCGAGCAGGATCGAAAACTGATTTACCAGAAAGCTGCTGATGTGAAAGCTGCGTATGTTGGGCGCAAAGTGTATTACCGAGGGCTGGTAGAATATTCGAACCGTTGCAAGAAAAATTGTTTTTATTGTGGTGTGAGGGCAGGGAATCATAAGCTACATCGTTACGAACTCAGTGAAGAAGAAGTACTTGAAACTGCTAAATTCGCTTTTGAGAACAAATATGCATCTATGGTGATCCAATCCGGCGAGCGCTCCGACAAGTCTTTTATCCGTAAAATCGGTAAGATGCTTGTGAAAATCAAAGAACTCTCGGATGGGAAACTGGGGGTTACACTTTCATTGGGTGAGCAAACTGAAGATACCTACCGTTATTGGAACGAATGCGGTGCTCATCGTTATTTGCTCAGGATCGAAACTTCTAACCGTGACCTTTACAAGCGTCTGCATCCCGATAATATGCTTCACAGCTACGACAAACGAATTGAAGCCCTGCATTTTCTGCGTAAGACCAGCTACCAGGTTGGAACCGGCGTCATGATTGGCTTGCCCTTTCAAACTGTTGAACACCTGGCTGACGATTTGATTTTTTTCCGGGATCTCGATGTGGATATGGCAGGCATGGGACCTTACATTGAACATGAGCACACGCCATTGTATAAATATAAGGATCAGCTTCTGCCCAGGATTGAACGCTTCAACCTGAGCCTGAAAATGGTGGCCCTGCTTCGCATCATCATGAAAGACATTAATATTGCTGCCACCACAGCCATGCAGGCCATTGATCCACAAGGCCGTGAAAAAGCACTGATGGCAGGCGCTAATGTGATAATGCCCAACCTCACTCCCGTAAAGTACCGTGAAAACTACAAACTCTACGAAAACAAACCCTGCATTGATGAAGAAGCAGACGAATGCCGCAATTGCCTCGAAATTCGAATAAAGATGGCTGGCGACACCATAGGTTACAATGAATGGGGAGACTCAAAACACTTTATTGAACGCAAACAAAAAGCACGGAAAGAATCATAA